The sequence below is a genomic window from Nitrospirota bacterium.
TTGTTATCGAAATTTCGTACGAAGAATCTGTCTGTCCCGCGAAACCAGGAGAGACTGAAATGAGAAAAGCAAAGAAGAACAGCAGAAAAAGAGGGAAGATTTGCGGAAATCTGGGAAGAGATTTGGATATTTTTAGCATATGTAAACCTCTTATTTCACAGGGTACCTGCTATTATATAGCTTTTAAGGATTATGTCAAGGCAAAAGCAAGCTGCCGTTCTCCCCTCATCCTGAATTTTGACTTTTCAGCTGCCATATTTTTATACTTATGATGTGTTCAAGGTTGCTGTCATTGACGGGCAGGGCGGTGGTATAGGTAGCCTGATCGTAAAAAGGCTGAGGGATGAATTCGGTGACAGTGTGGATATCCTTGCACTCGGCACAAATGCAGCCGCGACCTCTGCCATGATGAAATCAAGGGCGAATAAGGGGGCCACAGGAGAAAATGCGATCGTCTGGAACGCCGGCCGGGCAGGGATGATCATTGGCCCGCTCAGCATTGTTCTTCCCAATGCCATGCTCGGGGAACTTACGCCAAAAATGGCCGATGCGGTCCTGATATCCGGAGCGAAAAAAATCCTCCTGCCTCTGAACCAGGAGGGGATTGATATAATTGGGATTGAAAAAGAACCGTTGCCACACATGATAGAGAAGATAATCGAGTCTGTAAGGCATGAATTGGGAAAGGAGAGCCAGAATGTGTGAGGCAAATGCCTATGTCTATCACAACGGAAAAGAGGAACTGTATCTCGAGAATGTCGATATCCTGAAACCGGAAGACGGAAAGATATATCTCAGAAATCTCTTCGGGGAACAAAAGGTCTTTGACGGGGAGATCAGGGAAGTATCACTTCTGAAACACAAGATCGTGCTCGAAAAGAAATAGCAGTCGTTCCGCAGTATCGCAGGGATTCCTGTCCCAAAAGCAGCATATACAGCGTTGCCCAAAACCTTTTCTGTTTCATGTGAGTACTTCTGCCCTTTTCATGAAGTCAGGACTTGGCTGGCATTCGAGACCATTCCGGATCGCGGATTTCCGGGGGATTATGACTTGCTGATGCAGGAGATTGCTTCGTCACTTTGCTCTCGCAATGCCGCGTATGTCTTATCATTGCGGTACTGAATGAAGAAATACAGGGATGCTATGCGGTGACAGTATCCCTGTATTTTATTGTAGCATCTATTTCTTTGCCGTCTTCTTTTTT
It includes:
- a CDS encoding DUF3842 family protein gives rise to the protein MFKVAVIDGQGGGIGSLIVKRLRDEFGDSVDILALGTNAAATSAMMKSRANKGATGENAIVWNAGRAGMIIGPLSIVLPNAMLGELTPKMADAVLISGAKKILLPLNQEGIDIIGIEKEPLPHMIEKIIESVRHELGKESQNV
- a CDS encoding CooT family nickel-binding protein, whose protein sequence is MCEANAYVYHNGKEELYLENVDILKPEDGKIYLRNLFGEQKVFDGEIREVSLLKHKIVLEKK